In Salarias fasciatus chromosome 20, fSalaFa1.1, whole genome shotgun sequence, a single window of DNA contains:
- the olfml3a gene encoding olfactomedin-like protein 3B yields MKPLFVLLLSTAWTLSAAQHYYQGLMDYLENRLLAIEDRMLLWHDESHRHHTEMKDLRKLAAEAVDTLKNHHGSLAKNLEGAAARVDRIEREMDFVESQTSPRACANTADKVVEQGAWGLQESRGEAEDEEWEEISSTVSDCVEIISGIRSVKILKRVGSPKGMWTRDPRSSKVYVFNGTSGDTVYQFSSVRDFSGSPGVEGSKPFRLPSEWAGPGSAVYNDYLYYVKQEADTDVQVVKYDLLAGEETETAIFPVESRATVYDLNPETVADLAADDEGLWLLYAPSDSEPSISLAKMDAATLDIEQIWDTRCPRENAEAAFVVCGTVYVVYNTRLASRSRVQCVFDVNDMVVSEEAPLLYFPRRYGAHASLKYNPEEKQLYGWDDGYQIIYRLTMKRKLLA; encoded by the exons ATGAAGCCGCTGTTTGTCCTACTCCTTTCCACTGCTTGGACTCTCAGCGCAGCTCAGCATTACTACCAGGGGCTGATGGATTATTTGGAGAACAGATTGTTGGCTATTGAG GATCGCATGCTGCTGTGGCACGACGAGTCTCACCGCCATCacacggagatgaaggacctgagaAAGCTGGCCGCCGAGGCTGTGGACACGCTGAAGAACCACCACGGCTCCCTGGCCAAAAACCTGGAGGGCGCCGCGGCGCGAGTGGACCGCATCGAGCGGGAGATGGACTTTGTGGAGAGCCAGACGTCCCCCCGGGCCTGTGCGAACACCGCCGACAAGGTGGTGGAGCAGGGGGCCTGGGGGCTGCAGGAGAGCCGAGGGGAGGCCGAGGATGAGGAGTGGGAGGAGATTTCCTCCACCGTCTCTG aCTGTGTGGAAATCATCTCTGGCATCAGATCAGTGAAAATCCTGAAGCGAGTGGGCAGTCCCAAAGGAATGTGGACCAGAGACCCCAGATCGTCCAAGGTCTACGTCTTTAACGGCACATCGGGAGACACCGTCTACCAGTTCAGCTCTGTTCGGGACTTTTCGGGCTCTCCTGGTGTGGAAGGCAGCAAACCCTTCAGGCTCCCCTCTGAGTGGGCCGGGCCCGGCAGTGCCGTCTATAACGACTATCTGTACTATGTGAAGCAAGAGGCCGATACGGACGTTCAGGTGGTCAAATATGACCTGCTGGCTGGCGAGGAGACAGAAACGGCCATATTCCCCGTGGAGAGCCGGGCCACGGTTTACGACCTCAACCCGGAGACGGTCGCGGACCTCGCAGCTGATGATGAGGGTCTCTGGCTCCTGTATGCCCCCAGTGACAGCGAACCAAGCATCAGCCTGGCAAAGATGGACGCTGCCACGCTGGATATAGAGCAGATCTGGGACACCCGCTGCCCGCGGGAGAACGCAGAGGCCGCTTTTGTAGTGTGCGGGACCGTCTACGTGGTCTACAACACTCGCCTGGCCAGCCGCTCCCGGGTCCAGTGCGTGTTTGACGTCAACGACATGGTGGTCAGCGAGGAGGCTCCGCTCCTCTACTTCCCCAGGAGGTACGGCGCCCACGCCAGCCTGAAATACAACCCCGAGGAGAAGCAGCTCTACGGGTGGGACGACGGCTACCAAATCATCTACAGACTGACCATGAAGAGGAAACTCCTGGCTTaa